Proteins from one Phormidium ambiguum IAM M-71 genomic window:
- a CDS encoding B12-binding domain-containing radical SAM protein, translated as MKALLLYPQFPQSFWSYDRFMEIAGFKAVIPPLGIITVAALLPKEWEIRFCDRNVNLETDSDWQWCDLVILSAMLVQKPDFHALIQKAVKLGKKVAVGGPYPTSLPQDALESGAHYLILDEGEITVPQFIAALNQGEEGGIFRSPEKPDVTQSPMPRFDLLKRDAYFMMAIQFSRGCPFNCEFCDIITLYGRKPRTKEPSQAIAELQKLYDLGWRGSLFIVDDNFIGNQRNVKRFLRELIPWVKQHNYPFTFMTEASVNLAEDDELLDLMNQAGFYAVFLGIETPDQDSLKVTHKLQNTRHPLIEACRKINQAGMLIYAGFILGFDGERSGAGERIQAFIAQSSIPQPMLGILQALPNTQLWHRLQKEERLVEGVGITKVGDQNTLMNFIPTRPVAEIAKEYVEGFWNLYEPKNYLKRCFKQCLKINSPVERKQTMQFPLGKGLRLISQIIWHQGIRRPEIRQQFWQQLSIILLTKPQVLNMYLGLCAAGEHFWEYRVLARERITEQLGYDPVKVYVKSEKKPILVNS; from the coding sequence ATGAAAGCATTATTGCTCTATCCTCAGTTTCCCCAGTCCTTTTGGTCTTACGATCGCTTCATGGAAATAGCTGGATTTAAAGCAGTTATTCCACCTCTGGGAATTATTACAGTCGCCGCTCTCCTCCCCAAAGAATGGGAAATTAGATTTTGCGATCGCAACGTTAACTTAGAAACAGACTCAGATTGGCAGTGGTGTGACCTAGTTATCCTCTCCGCTATGCTGGTACAGAAGCCAGATTTCCATGCCCTAATTCAAAAAGCCGTAAAATTAGGCAAAAAAGTCGCAGTCGGTGGCCCATACCCCACATCTCTTCCCCAAGATGCCCTTGAATCAGGCGCTCACTACCTGATACTCGATGAAGGGGAAATCACAGTTCCACAATTTATCGCCGCACTTAATCAAGGCGAAGAGGGAGGAATTTTTCGCTCCCCAGAGAAACCGGATGTCACCCAAAGTCCCATGCCTCGCTTCGATCTCCTGAAACGCGATGCCTACTTCATGATGGCAATTCAGTTTTCTCGCGGTTGTCCCTTCAACTGCGAGTTTTGCGATATCATAACTCTCTACGGTCGCAAACCTCGCACCAAAGAACCGAGTCAAGCAATAGCCGAATTGCAAAAGCTTTATGATTTAGGCTGGCGAGGTTCACTGTTCATCGTTGATGACAACTTTATTGGCAATCAGCGCAACGTTAAACGCTTTTTACGAGAATTGATTCCTTGGGTAAAGCAACACAATTATCCTTTCACTTTCATGACTGAAGCTTCTGTAAATTTGGCAGAAGACGATGAACTACTAGATTTAATGAATCAAGCCGGATTTTATGCCGTATTTCTTGGCATTGAAACCCCCGATCAAGACAGTTTAAAAGTAACTCACAAACTACAAAATACTCGTCATCCCCTCATTGAAGCTTGTCGCAAAATTAATCAGGCAGGTATGCTGATTTATGCAGGTTTTATTCTTGGTTTTGATGGCGAACGTTCTGGTGCAGGTGAGCGAATTCAAGCATTTATAGCACAAAGCAGTATTCCTCAACCAATGCTAGGCATTCTCCAAGCTTTACCTAATACTCAATTGTGGCATCGCCTGCAAAAAGAAGAACGTTTAGTAGAGGGTGTCGGTATTACTAAAGTGGGAGATCAGAATACTTTGATGAATTTTATCCCCACTCGTCCAGTCGCTGAAATTGCCAAAGAATATGTTGAAGGTTTCTGGAATTTGTATGAACCAAAAAACTATCTCAAACGCTGTTTTAAGCAATGTCTCAAAATTAATTCGCCAGTAGAACGAAAGCAAACAATGCAATTTCCCTTGGGTAAGGGATTGCGACTAATTTCCCAGATAATCTGGCATCAGGGGATACGCAGACCAGAAATTCGCCAACAATTTTGGCAACAATTATCAATAATTCTGCTCACAAAGCCGCAAGTTTTAAATATGTATTTGGGTTTATGTGCGGCTGGAGAGCATTTTTGGGAATACCGTGTTTTAGCTAGGGAACGAATTACTGAACAGTTAGGTTATGACCCAGTAAAAGTTTATGTAAAATCTGAGAAAAAACCAATACTTGTTAACTCTTGA
- the cysC gene encoding adenylyl-sulfate kinase — protein sequence MKRRGVTVWFTGLSGAGKTTISKAVAEELRSQGYLVELLDGDLVRQNLTKGLGFSKEDRDENIRRIGFVAHLLTRNGVIVLVSAISPYREIRQEVKAKIGDFIEVFVNAPLEICEKRDVKGLYKKARSGEIKHFTGIDDPYEIPTNPEVECHTDIETEAESIAKVWQKLKASGYLD from the coding sequence ATGAAGCGGCGCGGTGTTACCGTATGGTTTACAGGTTTAAGTGGTGCTGGGAAAACTACTATTAGTAAAGCTGTAGCAGAAGAATTGCGATCGCAAGGTTATTTAGTAGAACTTCTCGACGGTGATCTTGTCCGTCAAAACTTAACTAAAGGTTTAGGTTTTAGTAAAGAAGATCGAGATGAAAATATTCGTCGCATCGGTTTTGTGGCGCATTTGTTAACCAGAAATGGTGTAATTGTTCTGGTTTCTGCTATTTCACCTTATCGAGAAATTCGCCAAGAAGTAAAAGCAAAAATTGGTGATTTTATTGAAGTTTTTGTGAATGCGCCTTTAGAAATTTGCGAAAAAAGAGATGTTAAAGGCTTATATAAAAAAGCGAGATCCGGGGAAATTAAACACTTTACTGGAATAGATGATCCTTACGAAATTCCTACTAATCCAGAGGTAGAATGTCACACAGATATAGAAACAGAAGCTGAAAGTATAGCCAAAGTTTGGCAAAAACTAAAAGCTTCTGGATATCTTGATTAA
- the trpS gene encoding tryptophan--tRNA ligase, producing MAKQRVLSGVQPTGNLHLGNYLGAIRNWVEGQSEYDNFFCVVDLHAITVPHDPATLAENTYKIAALYLACGIDLSYSSIFVQSHLPAHSELTWLLNCITPLNWLQDMIQFKEKAVKQGENVNAGLLDYPVLMAADILLYQADKVPVGEDQKQHLELTRDIAVRFNHLFGNGKKVLKLPNPLIRAEGARVMSLTDGTKKMSKSDPSEMSRINLLDSPEEIQKKIKRCKTDPVRGLSFDDPERPESRNLLTLYMLLSGKKKEEVAAECADMGWGQFKPLLTETTINALKPIQDKYNAVMNEKGYLESVLREGKEKAGAIANQTLAEVKAAMGYSQPL from the coding sequence ATGGCGAAACAGCGAGTTCTCTCTGGGGTTCAACCAACTGGCAATCTTCACCTGGGTAACTACCTGGGAGCGATTCGCAATTGGGTAGAAGGACAGAGCGAGTACGATAACTTTTTTTGTGTGGTTGATTTGCACGCAATTACAGTTCCCCACGATCCAGCTACATTGGCCGAGAATACATATAAAATAGCGGCTTTGTATCTAGCTTGCGGCATAGATTTGAGCTATTCGAGTATTTTTGTGCAGTCACATCTTCCCGCCCACAGTGAATTAACTTGGTTACTAAATTGCATTACGCCTTTGAACTGGTTACAAGATATGATTCAGTTCAAGGAAAAAGCAGTGAAACAAGGCGAAAATGTTAACGCTGGTTTGTTAGATTATCCAGTATTAATGGCAGCAGATATTTTGCTTTACCAAGCTGATAAAGTGCCTGTTGGTGAAGACCAAAAGCAGCATTTAGAACTGACTCGTGATATTGCCGTGCGCTTTAATCATTTGTTTGGCAACGGGAAAAAGGTATTAAAGTTACCCAATCCTTTAATTCGGGCGGAAGGTGCTAGAGTCATGAGTCTGACAGACGGAACAAAGAAAATGTCTAAGTCAGATCCTTCAGAAATGAGTCGAATTAATTTGTTGGATTCGCCAGAAGAAATTCAAAAGAAAATTAAGCGGTGTAAAACCGATCCCGTGCGAGGTTTATCTTTTGACGATCCAGAAAGACCAGAAAGCCGAAATTTGTTAACTTTATATATGCTGCTTTCTGGAAAGAAAAAGGAAGAAGTTGCCGCTGAATGTGCGGATATGGGTTGGGGTCAGTTTAAACCTTTGCTCACAGAAACGACGATTAATGCTTTGAAACCGATTCAAGATAAATATAATGCGGTGATGAATGAAAAAGGTTATTTGGAATCTGTGTTGCGCGAAGGGAAGGAAAAAGCTGGTGCGATCGCAAATCAAACCCTAGCAGAAGTAAAAGCCGCAATGGGCTATTCCCAACCCCTCTAA